The Mugil cephalus isolate CIBA_MC_2020 chromosome 21, CIBA_Mcephalus_1.1, whole genome shotgun sequence genome includes the window TGTGACGTCTTTGATTACTGCTTCAAAGTCTCCCAGTGTATTAatataattttgttttgatgtgatGAGTTTTGTTTAATGCCGACTTGTGTCTCTCTCATGGTTTCAGGCAGCTTTGGTCCAGATCAGTgctgttttaaattttacacCAGGCCCCTGCCTAAGAAGAAGGTGGAGGCCTTACAATACACAGGCAAGCTGTGCCCTATGGAAGGAGTGCTGTAAGTGTCTCATCTCTTTTTTCACAACAACGAATGGTTACAAGAAACCAAAGACAgttattagaaataaaacacctatgatcattttaaatgtaaaaaaaaaaaaaaaaatggaaaaattattaaaaacttgCATCAACAATCTTCCGTTTTCTCTTCTTTAGCTTCAAGATGAGGAATGGTGCTGTGCTCTGTGTCGACCCTTCCGCTGCGTGGGTCAAGCCCATCATCGAGGCCAAGGAAAAGCAGATGGCTAAGAAACTGAGCACCCCGACCCCCACAGGGTCTTCATGATTCAACACCATATTTAAAAGCTCACCGAACCAAGCGGATGTTCTGCCGTAGTGACTTGCATTCccttctttcactttttttctttctgaatatttttttttttgttcgtttgtaAGTCAGCAGTAAATtgtagaaatatatatttttttatcatattcTGTTCTGAAAAGTGTAAGCTATTTTATAATAAATcctgaaatgattttaaaaatatatatgatatttgtttcttttgtttgctttacCATGTAATCTTAACTCGGATCAGAAATAAATTCCACATTCAAGTCATGTTCATGTGTCATATTTGTCAAACTGCTGCACAGCATCAAAGCTGATGTGGTTTCTGGCTGAGAAAGCCACAGGATGTTCTTATCTGCTTCACAGAGGTTTGTTATTCGAGTGGGGCTTAGATAAGCATCAATAAATCAGACCTTATTTAAAACCACTATCACTTTCTTTTAATCCTCTGTCAATAACTGAAactttcttcttcagctgcCCTCGAGTTATGGTTTAGTGTCTGATGCTGCCAGCAGGTGTCGCTCATCTCTGTGTTTAACATTCTCAAAAAGGTGTCAGAGGAGTCTCCCCGCAGCATGGTTTCTACTTCTTTGAGTGAACTTTTGCAAAATGAGGAAACGTTTAACTTCATCTGTAAGTTAAGCCTTGACAACATTAGCCCAATGAGCTGGTAACAACCGCAGAGACTGTGCTTGACAAGTTTATCTCCCAGTGGCTTCATGTTGACACATTTCCTtgatatttcaaaataaatcgACCTGAAAATCTCCGGCTGCCCCAGAACGACAGATGCAGTGACACGGTCCCCAAGACTTTCTTTAAATAGTTTCAGACCCacgtttttacttttattttccaccCCACTTCACGGTTCTTCAGTCATACGGCACAATGTCattgctcaaaaaaaaaaaaagctttagaaGAGCTTTATTGACACTGCAGGTGTCCCATCATAATAAATGGTTTTAGAGGACCTTCCTGTGGAGATCTACACATTAATGGGCaaatttgttgtttgctttgtgGTGAAAACAACTACTTAATTACTACAGTAAATGTTCAGCATGCTACAGGTTAAATGACAGACAGCTATGTAAATTATTAACGTCTGATTTTGTTATCTTGAGTTTACTCTGCTGAAAATATTCATTCATGAGACCCAGATTGGAGTCTTGGAGATATCATATTAAATTTGCACATAAGCGTGACTGTCAGTGTGACCtacctgcagcagagagaaatTGGGACAAACAAGTTGCCTAAGGTTTATGGAGTCATAGGAGTGCCCCCCAAAGCAACAGAAAAGGgaataatgagaataataaatcaataaatgccaatatattaaagaaaaaaaataaaaagatttataCAGTGCATggttatatatttttgtataaatatacatatacagaaataaataataaaataaataaataatataatatataatacaatataaaatgcttttagttactgttttattattattattattgttttctaaCTATTTATGCAAATTTTCTTAATTTGTTCTTTAGATTATTTTCTATGGCGTGCTTATGACTccatacaaaatatataatagGTATGAATGATATAGATATGAATAAAAGATGACCCAAGGGATTTatgtagaataataataatagaaattcTCATGGTAATATGAACATGTATGACATTATGTATTTGTTAATCAGCCTTAATTGATTGTTAATTGTTACCTAATTGTTAATTTCTCATGTAACAGATGCAATCAACCTGAAGCTACTGTCAGTCTGTAGATGTCTGaaaagtttatttcagtttgtttcagaTTTAGCAACGCAATTCAACACTATCAAGATTCTGAGATCaaggtttttcatttaaagtttgaaaagtTTCCGTCAGATAAGAGCGGTGCAGCCAGAAGCGcgttgaaaatgaaatgcaaccAATGTGACCTCAAAGTGAAAGTGTGGAGCATATTTCGCTCAGAGAACACGAGACAGAGAATGCAGAACTTCAATGGGATCCTGTCTGATAATTCATCCGACTAAATTCATCAGATCTAGCTAAAATGAGtattatttgcatgtgtttgggCCTCACtacaaaaagaaaccaaattTCATTAGACAGGCACATTACAAAACAGAAAGTCAGCGACCTTGGAATGACAAAGCTCCTGTGGTGGCGAGTACAAACAACATGTCTGCCTTTGTAGTGCCTGCTGCTTTATTCCAACAATAAATGAGTAATTGTTCATTAAGGGCTGAACGAAAACAGAGTGCACCGTGATGCACGGGGTGTCCTGGCCggctgaagaggaggaagccGGGATATGGAGATGAAAGGTGAGAGAAAAGAGTGTGTGAGCGGCACAGTCACCGTGGAGATCCAGTCAGAGGCGAGCACGATGGGATGCCAACAGGAGCGCACGCACCAACacgcacaaatgcacacagaacACACATGAAGACACATGTACCGTATATAAATAACCGGTGTGTGATGTCAGCTTTTCCTGACAGATGGGATCAACATAAATTAAGCCCTGAGAgaacgagtgtgtgtgtgttttttgcgcatgtgtgtgtatgtgtaataaAACAGACTGAGCAGAGAAAGAGTCAAAGAGACAGCAGGGGAAGAGGGGGACATACAAGCCATATCTTTTAGCAGAACAGAATCGAACCGTAGCGTCTCAAGATCATGCACAGCACAAGATACAAACTCACGCATCTATCTTTGAGGACCTTCCGTTCAAATAATGCATTCCCAAACAATAACCTCGACCATCTGATGCAAATGTTTAACCTTAACCTTAACCATAAGCAAGTCTTTGGTTGTGTTTTAACCCTCAAAAAGTTGTAGAGCCCAGCAAGAATAGGCCCCAATAATGATAGTAACCTGTGAAAAATTGGCCCCCACAACTTTAGAAAAACAAgagtacacacaaacaaacacacaccaggaTTTGTTGCAGGTAAGCCGGAACAACAGACTCCAGAGTGCACTTCATACCTTGTTGAATATTGCTTATGtgcagacaaacaaatgagGAGGTTATTAGGGTGTTCACCGGGGAAATTAGACCGTCTACTGTTGGTCATTAATCTCTATCCAAACAGATACAATTCTGAGTGTCTGGTgtaacccaaacccaaaccatCCTTTAAGACGGATTACTTTTCCCGTCTCGTTGTCATGGTAATGAGCATCGGCACACACACCGCATGCCTTTTGGCTGTACAATCCAGTGATGATTAAGTTCAGCGGTCCAGATTTGTCAGACTCACAATAATGCTGCGTtgcgcaacaacaacaaaaaaaaaagtacaaatacaccaaaaaaaaaaaaagtaaagagtaAAACCACTTTGTGTAGTAGCTACGATGTCTGTTTCAAGGATGAAAGGGAATGAAAAGTGGGAATTGAAGTGAAATTAGCACTGAGTGGATGAGATgagaaaggggggaggaggaggaggaggaggaggaggaggaggaggaggagggatcgAGACGGACCAAAAGATCGATATCTTTTGAATAATTACCTACAGCTTACTGGGTTGCTAGGAAACCCAGCAGAGACAAGAGAGAGTTGAGCCAGACAGAGTCAGAGTAACACAAAGGCCGAGTTAAATTTTAGGTGTGCGCTCATTTCCACTGTGGCGCGGTAGTCGTTGTTTGCCacgtgtgatttatttatttttttatcagagcTCCCACTGAACCACTGGAGAAGTGGTGAAGAGAAAGGTGAGGGGAAGAAGCGCCATGTGAAATGAAAGTCACATAGGGGGTGGTCAGGAGACCGAGACATGCAGTGTGTCTGGTCTTTAGGGGAGTGCATGAATAATTGCTGAGATATTGACACTGGCCGTCTTTTGATCTCATTTCCCTTCCTCCCGTAAAAAACGCCCTGctattctgtctttctttcttttttttgttctttatcaGATTTTGTTGCCACCATTCACGGGGAGGGAAAAAGGAAGCGTTAAAATATTATCACCATTAGCATAAGCCATTACCTCCTCTATATGTCTCATGGATGTGTGACTGAACTAAATTAATGTAAATGATGAAGACCCCCTTcatgtgttagcattagccccTAGCTTAACGCTAACACACGCACATGCTGACTGATTCAATTTAGATGCACCAGACGTGGTCTCATTGGTCGAGCGTGTCATTAGATCGGAGCACTGTTCCTTTAAATGGAGGGGAgccgagggagggggggcaggaggagagagagacggatgaagaggagggagagggagtcGTAGTAGAAAAAGGGGGGTTGTTGTGTgcactttctcttctctgtcttgGAGAGGTGTGTGTGGGCTGCTTTTCCtgaaagaaaggaggggagTGCACGCCTTTcaaggacttttttttgtgtggaatTTTCTGAAGACGTCCAGGCAGTTTTGAGGAAGAATGATCATTGGTTCACTGGACGTATTGGACTCAAATGGCACACGTCACTGACCTCTGACGGGGAGACGGCGTGGTTATTTTTAAGGACACAAAGGGacgtaaaaaaagaagaagaacagcttTGGAACCTCGAGGAGCGGTTCTTGCCGTCTTTGAGACTTTTTTGTTAACTGAACTTAAACCAGAGTGAGGTGAAATAAATGCTGGGACAACTGGGGCAGCAGAATATTCCCTGGAGAAGCCTGAGCGGGTTAAATACTAAATCTAGCTACTTCTCAAAACTCATTGATGCCACTATTTATTTTGCCAATGAATGTGACACACACTGTGAACCAACTGTTGACGTGAACTACTGAATATTCAACTACTTGACcactcatcatttttttttgctctccaTTGAATCTTCCATAATCTCCAAAGCACCTGCCTTTAGTTTTAAGACGAGAGAGTTTGAGTAAAAAGAGAGATGGCACAGAAAGAAGGCGGGACGGAGCGCGTCAAGGCAGAGGACAATGCAGGCACCAAAGCCGTGGTCGGGAGCCAGGCGGCAGGTGGAGGAGTGGTGGTGGAGGTCAGGGAGAAGAAGGGACCTCTGCGGGCTGCGATACCCACAATGCCTTTCCCTCTGGCTGTCATATGTCTTTTTCTGAACACCTTCATACCGGGACTCGGTAAGTTGGAAATCACaccctcctgtgtgtgtgtgtgtttttgtttctgtgcttcATGGTGTAAAACTGAGACGAGTAAGAGGCCAAAGAGGGCGAAGGAAGTCACTCATGGAAGGTAGGAAATAGAGAAACAGGAGACTGGGTGGTCATGAAACTGACATGGAGAGTTTATGGCTGTGATGGAGGCGGGCATGCCACCCTGGCGTACAAACGTGACTGTGGAAAACCAGCAGTGTTTTCATCATCAGTGGTTCTGCgtgtacatttgtgtgtattCTTGCGAGAAACACCACTCGCACCTCGTGTTAAAATGGGATTGCCGGGGGTTGTAAAATACACGCGGCCTCCATCTGCCAGGTGTCAGTGCTCACTTGTAAATGTGGTGTCGAGACTCCATCACTGCAGGTAGAAGTGGCAGCACTCTgcgtatataaatatatttatgtatatatatatgcgtgtgtgtcaTCGTTGTCAACAGAACCATCATCACTGTGTTcacacacagcatcacagcAGGTAGAGACATCATGACTGGGGGCAGACTCAGCATTTGCATCATTATCATGAACTTGCCGGAATTAGCTCTTTATCAGCCTTCCGTAGCAAACTCGGGTCAAACAGTAGGCGCAGGTTTATTGAAGCTGACAGCCACTCTACTTATCCCCAGATTTATAGTCATTAGATAAAACTGTGTAACTAaactatatacatataaacattACACAGATAACCATATCACAGTTTACTGCACTCCtaatctgtctgtttttctgaaatatACACaattacatacatacaaaaaacatctcaaaactGATTTCAGAGGTTAAGTAAGTAGGTGAAGTGGCTGGTTGCCGGAGCAAATAGCACCACCATGTGGCCACTGTCTCTTTGGTATTtcatgtgcaaataaaaaaaaataaaaactgatgtcATTAATGTATAAAATCGCTTTTTTATGTAACAAAATTCTTTTATGTGGCCTATTTGACAAAACCAAAAATCTAACACAGTATAATGATATCTCACATATAGGTGGCACTACAGTCAAATTatgaattttaaactttaacctGTGCACAGTAccttatatatacatacatatatatgaccactgacaggtgaatttaataacattgatcatcttgtgacacaTGATGGACCTGCCATCCATGTGGATGTACCACCCAGTTAGACCAGACCCCCAGCTAGAAGGATGCAGGCTGACATGGGCACACACCCAATAATGGTttaagaaaaactcaaaaaaacagaaaaacagcacaaggtgttgacctggtcactgaatcacaaactgatcaaatgtTAGTAGGATGCACTTGAACAAGCCggatgcacagaggcccctcccctcaacccgtagctCCCAaaaacccccactaacaacatcctgttgccagataccacatgacaccttcagaaggcccatgtccattctctgacgagtcacaatGGTtatgaggcacaagggagacgatATTAgcaaagtggtcataatgttatgcctgaccacTATTCTGTATCATCAGTCCCAAAGCAGtaagacataaaaataactggagtttattttagaaaaagacagaatgtgCAAGAAGTTGGGTGAAGATCCTTCTTTTGGGAAAATAATACATGGAAATAAACCAGAAGAACAGATTCTGATAAGACGAACCCAGTCAGTCTCCGAATAACCTCAGATGTGTCTTCTCTGGCCCTCGCCTCTGATCTATTAGGCCTAACTCCCTGGAGAGttatgagagtgtgtgtgtcctttttatctcctccctctgtctgtctgaatCTTTGCTCATGTTCATTCTCCTCCCCTCACTTTTATTCACATTCACCAGCAATTGCCGCTGCCTTTCTACAGGAAGTGTTGAACTGTTGACTGTGTGAAAACGTCTCAACCAGTAAACACTTTGTCGAGCTTTTCCACCATCCTTGAAGCAATGTTTCCCTCACAGGTTGTCCCCGAACATGTATGCAAAAACATCATGGCAACACCTcatcccagtgtgtgtgtgtgtgtttacaggatgagtatgtgtgtgtgtgtgtgtgtgtgtgtgtgtgtgtgtgtgtgtgtgtgtaggtttgtCTGAATGCCTTGACATTTCATTGAATAGCTGAGGCTAGTTGCCATGACGATGCAGACTGAAACGAACACAATACATGTATgggagtgtgtgtcagtgccgTTTGGCTCTGATTGACTGAGACTGAAAACAGCGCCTTGTTCTATTCAGCGGAGCCAAAATAAATTTTAGAAAGTGGGTAATCGAATTTGGACGAGAGCGAGAGCTGATGGCCATCTCCTGCAGGCGCTCACGCACAGGTCCAACAGCACATGGCACACTTCAGTTGTTCTATGTCCGCTGCAGGATATCAGATATTCTGCATTGATAGGGAGTCTGGTGGTCCAGGGTTGGCCCTTTCCAAATGGGACAAAAAATTCCAAACATCAGTCCTGAAAGTAACtcaaactgaaatgtaaaaactTTGGATATAGTCTAGTCGTTTCATACGCTGTATGTGATCAACGAGTAGAACTTTTCCCCAGGTAAGCCCTAGGTAAGCCTCACATGTGAGAGCTGGATAGCTCCACACCAGGTGGGAGGATGCAGGCCTACATGTCAGGCCCCTGTGACGAAGCAAAGAGTGAGTAAAGAGACGTTTCGGTGTAAAAGTGATTGAAGAGCTGCTCTGGGCTTGTTCTGCAAATATCTCTCAACGTGCAGCTCAGTGGTCGTGTTACAATATTTGCCATAAGAGGACTGGAAAGTGTGAAGCTTTCACACAGAGAACTAAAGGGAATATATGCTTTAGCCTTCGGTGGGACTGTGTGGGAGGCTGCAGTCacgtgtatgtgtttatgtggagggtctgtgtctgtgtgtgtttctgtgtgtgcgcgagagAGATTGATGGTGTGTGATACAGGAGACAGTGCATCAGCTTACCGGGTCATGTCGACGTCTTGCctctgaatgtttgtgtgtgtgcacattctGGAGAGTACATACTTTACTTAAGCTAAACTTAGATTTGTTACCCTGTTACCGCACTAGGTCTCTCTTTGCTCTGAACATAAAGCGGGGTGGTCCAGAAACATGATGTGATTAATGTAGTGTTTTCAGCAATTACAGTTACACTTAGCACTTAGTTCATAATGAATACTTATAGGGTTTTGGTATGTCAAGAACATGCTAAATAGTAGGAAAACAAATCTCTGATAACTCCAAACGACTCTGACCTACATGTTGTGTGATGTTAGCTTGCTAGAAGTTATCTACAGGTAGTTGGAGAAATTGTGAAGGAAGGTATTTCCTCTGATATAAAGACTTGAATGGTTGTCGACTATAGACCAGGAACCGTGCCATGCACCTGTAAATTATTTTCAAAGCCAGTCCACCTTAAGGAAGTCACTTTTGCTCATGATTTGAAGGTCTAAAATCACAGAAGCCTGAAGAATTTGAACAGTGAGAAGAGCTGTGAGCTACTTTGAAGTGGATGGAGTGAGATCAATTTCTTTTAATGCATCCATGAGCGTTGGTGTCCGTGTCTGTCCTAAGAAACAACCCATCCTCTCAAAGTTCTTTGGTCCTTCCTTCAACCTGCCAAAATTCTGTGAGTCTATCTTATCGATCCCTTCATGGcgtacgtcactgtgacgtcacgatgtcagatggaggcaaaacagagggaaccCTGAGGCTAACACTGCCAAGttcaaccaaaaccaaaaaagcaaaaacactaacttggaagttttatcacataccagccactgcctgtaatacatcatcagtttcagcctgaatAACATTATTGGTTAGACTaaagtgtgactgaaattacgttaaattaatcattatttagggtaTTCTTGATACACATTGAAACTAATGCTAAGCACGAGACGTGTCCAAGCATAAGTTGCATTTGCTTtgcagtggttccacttacttcttgtaatatctttgttgacAAGACATTACACAGATAGATTGacaaagacagaccagacttcgtcccctctctgtcctcctttggtcaaatcgtccatccagtgtgtgagagtgtagaggtcagtgaatgtagtcctatcagtcagagtcaactttttaaaataacattcatggtctcagtgagtgagtgtattagtatattctctaaaacatgCATTTTCGTGGTTCATTCTTGCCaaaaaatatgctaaccgccgtttacatgctatagtgtttgagatgtttagcatccagttaagccccacccctcaaaagaCGTCTCATTGTTTACAGACCGTGAGGTGGTCTATATTTTAGTTAAAacataaactgtaaatttaCTTAGCTTTGCTCTGTTATTAGCAGCATGGAATCTGCCACAGGAATACCACATATTGTGTTTTCATCAGCTGAACTACAGAACTATATAAAATAGGATAGATAACTGATCTTGATCATGTCATAGCAAAAAACTAACTAATCAAACACTGTCACCTTATAAATTTATACGGTAACATCATATTTTATAAGTACCAACAGATTGTATAGGAGCTGTTTACACAAGAAACACTGCAAGGGCCAACATTAACCAGGTggcaacctccgggtctgagcaatgaag containing:
- the LOC124999152 gene encoding C-C motif chemokine 5-like; this translates as MTMMMKNSVILATCVVLLSSLIVQASESSFGPDQCCFKFYTRPLPKKKVEALQYTGKLCPMEGVLFKMRNGAVLCVDPSAAWVKPIIEAKEKQMAKKLSTPTPTGSS